A single Lolium perenne isolate Kyuss_39 chromosome 6, Kyuss_2.0, whole genome shotgun sequence DNA region contains:
- the LOC127308266 gene encoding cytochrome P450 CYP73A100, with translation MAATMAFVTAAASVAVHCLLSSFLQTPPHPVLSFLLSAFLVLVIPAVAGKRGASNAPPGPAAVPVFGNWLQVGNDLNHRLLARLSARYGPVFRLRLGVRNLVVVSDPRLATEVLHTQGVEFGSRPRNVVFDIFTANGSDMVFTEYGDHWRRMRRVMTLPFFTARVVQQYRAMWEAEMDHVVSDLRADAAARGPGVVVRRRLQLMLYNIMYRMMFDTRFESVDDPMFVQATRFNSERSRLAQSFEYNYGDFIPILRPFLRSYLNKCRDLQTRRLAFFNTNYVEKRRKVMDTPGDKDKLRCAIDHVLAAEKSGEITPENVIYIVENINVAAIETTLWSIEWALAEVVNHPDVQRKVRAEIKDVLGDDEPITESNISRLPYLQAVIKEALRLHCPIPLLVPHMNLEDAKLGRYAIPKGSKVVVNAWWLANNPELWEKPEEFRPERFLGEESSVDAAVGGKVDFRFLPFGMGRRSCPGIILALPILALIVGKLVRSFEMVPPPGVDKLDMSEKGGQFSLHIANHSVVAFHPISP, from the exons ATGGCAGCCACCATGGCCTTTGTCACGGCCGCCGCCTCCGTAGCCGTGCACTGCCTCCTCAGCTCGTTCCTCCAGACTCCGCCGCATCCCGTGCTAAGCTTCCTGCTATCGGCtttcctcgtcctcgtcatcccgGCGGTGGCCGGGAAGCGTGGCGCCAGCAACGCGCCGCCCGGGCCAGCGGCCGTGCCGGTGTTCGGCAACTGGCTGCAGGTGGGCAACGACCTCAACCACCGCCTCCTGGCGCGCCTCTCCGCGCGGTACGGTCCCGTGTTCCGGCTCCGGCTCGGCGTGCGCAACCTGGTGGTGGTGTCGGACCCGCGGCTGGCCACGGAGGTGCTCCACACGCAGGGCGTCGAGTTCGGCTCCCGCCCGCGGAACGTCGTCTTCGACATCTTCACCGCCAACGGCTCCGACATGGTCTTCACCGAGTACGGCGACCACTGGCGCCGCATGCGCCGCGTCATGACGCTGCCCTTCTTCACCGCGCGCGTCGTGCAGCAGTACAGGGCCATGTGGGAGGCCGAGATGGACCACGTTGTCTCCGACCTGCGCGCCGACGCGGCGGCACGCGGCCCCGGCGTCGTGGTGCGCCGCAGGCTGCAGCTCATGCTCTACAACATCATGTACCGCATGATGTTCGACACAAGGTTTGAGTCCGTCGACGACCCCATGTTCGTCCAGGCCACCAGGTTCAACTCCGAGCGCAGCCGCCTCGCGCAGAGCTTCGAGTACAACTACGGCGACTTCATCCCCATCCTCAGGCCCTTCCTCCGCAGCTACCTCAACAAATGCAGGGACTTGCAGACCAGGAGGCTCGCATTTTTCAACACAAATTACGTCGAGAAGAGAAG AAAGGTGATGGACACCCCGGGCGACAAGGAcaagctccggtgcgcgatcgacCACGTTCTGGCAGCGGAGAAGAGCGGCGAGATCACGCCGGAGAACGTCATCTACATCGTCGAGAACATCAACGTCGCGGCCATCGAGACGACGCTCTGGTCCATCGAGTGGGCGCTGGCCGAGGTCGTGAACCACCCTGACGTGCAGCGCAAGGTCCGCGCCGAGATCAAGGATGTGCTCGGCGACGACGAGCCCATCACCGAGTCCAACATCAGCAGGCTGCCGTACCTGCAGGCCGTCATCAAGGAGGCGCTGCGGCTGCACTGCCCCATCCCGCTGCTCGTCCCCCACATGAACCTCGAGGACGCCAAGCTCGGCCGGTACGCCATCCCCAAGGGCTCCAAGGTCGTCGTCAACGCGTGGTGGCTGGCAAACAACCCGGAGCTGTGGGAGAAGCCGGAGGAGTTCAGGCCGGAGAGGTTCCTGGGCGAGGAGAGCAGCGTGGACGCCGCCGTCGGCGGCAAGGTGGACTTCCGGTTCCTCCCGTTCGGCATGGGACGCCGCAGCTGCCCCGGTATCATCCTCGCGCTGCCCATCCTCGCCCTCATCGTCGGGAAGCTCGTGAGGAGCTTCGAGATGGTGCCTCCGCCAGGCGTAGACAAGCTCGACATGAGCGAGAAAGGCGGGCAGTTCAGCCTGCACATTGCCAACCACTCCGTCGTCGCCTTCCACCCCATCTCTCCATGA